The Deltaproteobacteria bacterium genome contains a region encoding:
- a CDS encoding SDR family NAD(P)-dependent oxidoreductase translates to MSTDTLFHSKYGPWALVAGAAVGLGAEYARQIAAHGLNLVLLDRDGEPLRATADEIQSRYGVKTKAVTLDLARADLVAVLQPQVADIEIGLVVYNAAIGTVAPFLEIQPAHFEMMVDVNCCGPLRLAHALLPAMVSRGRGGLILMSSMSGNVGSTQLAVYAASKAFNLVLADALWAEMRPHGVDVLAVQPGSTRTPGWLSSQKAGEDEMMPAMEPAEVVREALATLGVEPVVVAGDANKQGAAMLASLPRRQAIELVSAITEKLVRNDRAPKVS, encoded by the coding sequence ATGTCTACCGATACGCTCTTTCACTCGAAGTACGGCCCGTGGGCGCTCGTCGCCGGGGCGGCCGTTGGCCTCGGGGCGGAGTACGCGCGGCAGATTGCCGCGCACGGGCTCAACCTGGTCTTGCTCGATCGCGACGGCGAGCCGCTGCGTGCGACCGCGGATGAGATTCAGTCGCGTTACGGGGTGAAGACCAAAGCGGTCACCCTCGATCTCGCGCGTGCCGATCTCGTCGCTGTGTTGCAGCCGCAAGTCGCTGACATTGAGATCGGTCTTGTCGTTTACAACGCCGCGATCGGCACGGTCGCGCCGTTTCTCGAAATTCAGCCGGCGCACTTCGAAATGATGGTGGACGTCAACTGTTGCGGGCCGCTGCGCCTCGCGCACGCATTGCTGCCGGCGATGGTTAGCCGTGGGCGTGGTGGTCTCATCCTGATGTCGTCGATGTCCGGCAATGTTGGGTCGACGCAGCTCGCGGTATACGCAGCGAGCAAAGCCTTCAACCTGGTACTGGCCGACGCACTGTGGGCGGAGATGCGCCCGCACGGCGTCGATGTGTTGGCCGTCCAACCAGGCTCGACCCGCACGCCGGGCTGGCTCTCGTCGCAGAAGGCGGGAGAAGACGAGATGATGCCGGCGATGGAACCGGCCGAGGTCGTACGTGAAGCCCTGGCGACACTCGGCGTGGAGCCAGTGGTGGTGGCGGGAGACGCGAACAAGCAGGGTGCTGCAATGCTCGCGAGTCTTCCCCGTCGTCAGGCGATCGAGTTGGTGAGCGCGATCACGGAGAAATTGGTGCGCAACGACCGCGCGCCAAAGGTATCCTGA
- a CDS encoding ester cyclase — translation MTDHRQRTQDINDRTYAAWNAHDPDAVAAVFAEDAVVREIGSPIESHGRAAVRARAVALLTAFPDFHLERVELIIDGDRHADRWILTGTHQGELFGIPPTGRRVRIEGATFTRMGPDGLVAEDVHLSDLAGLMAQLSG, via the coding sequence GTGACTGACCACCGACAACGCACGCAGGACATCAACGACCGTACGTACGCGGCGTGGAACGCGCACGACCCGGACGCCGTGGCCGCGGTATTTGCCGAGGACGCGGTCGTTCGTGAGATCGGCTCGCCCATCGAGTCACACGGACGTGCCGCCGTCCGTGCGCGAGCGGTCGCGTTGCTCACCGCGTTCCCCGACTTTCATCTCGAACGCGTGGAGCTGATCATCGACGGGGATCGTCACGCCGACCGCTGGATCTTGACCGGTACGCATCAGGGCGAATTGTTCGGTATTCCGCCGACCGGCCGGCGCGTACGAATCGAAGGCGCTACCTTCACTCGCATGGGCCCTGACGGACTCGTCGCGGAGGATGTCCACCTATCAGACCTCGCTGGCCTGATGGCGCAGTTGTCGGGCTGA
- a CDS encoding type II toxin-antitoxin system HicA family toxin gives MPKLPRLTGKTLIAALGKLGFQLIRIRGSHHYLRHADGRATVVPMHAGETIGPGLMNQILRDCELRREDIESAL, from the coding sequence ATGCCCAAGCTGCCCCGTCTGACCGGCAAGACTCTGATCGCCGCGCTGGGCAAGCTCGGGTTCCAACTCATTCGTATTCGCGGGAGTCACCACTATCTGCGCCATGCAGATGGGCGCGCAACTGTGGTACCGATGCACGCAGGCGAGACCATCGGTCCGGGCCTGATGAACCAGATTTTGCGAGACTGTGAACTCCGGCGCGAAGATATCGAATCGGCCCTGTAG
- a CDS encoding AbrB/MazE/SpoVT family DNA-binding domain-containing protein, translating to MKTAKLFKHGGSQAVRLPKEFRLDGTEVFIERRRGGVVLRPKTRIRTLADLARYMRDRFAVTSDFPGREQPRAQQKRELRFE from the coding sequence ATGAAAACGGCCAAGCTCTTCAAGCACGGAGGCAGCCAAGCGGTGCGACTGCCGAAGGAGTTTCGGCTCGATGGCACAGAGGTCTTCATCGAGCGACGAAGGGGGGGCGTCGTCTTGCGCCCGAAGACGCGAATCAGGACGCTCGCTGATCTTGCGCGCTACATGCGGGATCGGTTTGCCGTCACCTCCGACTTCCCTGGACGGGAGCAACCGAGAGCGCAGCAGAAGCGAGAGCTCCGGTTCGAGTAG
- a CDS encoding FkbM family methyltransferase yields the protein MRRARRVYGGLLRRAARIVDRLAPGAVAAAATILRNVADQTSPGGRFWLQYAGARFQLDVVEERPFWYQTFSRWAAGMEVYELTMIECLTRLVLRTEAPRFVDIGAFMGHYACYVAALTGDQSEVYAIESNRRYCAAIERSVRLNGLSKLKVYNAVLSDRVEVAAIDEQEVRFDASGKHSARTTTLDELCRQETIRPVIAKIDVHGTEGKVLMGMQHLMKDSVDFVLLELHSEDWLHRYSGGMSRADVLGIFERAGFHLFYVAGHRSSGSPERQQTMSADALTYRRVTSQSSDLLLFDRPDDVLLLGSKVADVEPLLRPRTD from the coding sequence ATGCGACGCGCTAGACGAGTGTACGGTGGACTGTTGCGCCGGGCGGCGCGAATCGTCGATCGCCTTGCGCCCGGTGCGGTGGCGGCCGCTGCAACCATTCTGCGCAACGTGGCAGACCAGACCTCGCCTGGCGGTCGCTTCTGGTTGCAGTACGCCGGCGCGCGCTTTCAGCTCGATGTAGTTGAGGAACGCCCCTTCTGGTACCAAACATTCTCCCGTTGGGCCGCGGGTATGGAAGTCTACGAGCTGACCATGATCGAGTGTCTGACCCGGTTGGTGCTCCGGACCGAGGCCCCGCGGTTCGTGGACATCGGGGCTTTCATGGGTCACTACGCGTGCTACGTAGCCGCACTGACCGGTGATCAAAGCGAGGTGTACGCGATCGAGAGCAATCGCCGCTACTGCGCCGCCATCGAGCGATCGGTGCGGCTCAATGGACTCTCCAAGCTCAAGGTCTACAACGCGGTGCTCTCTGATCGTGTGGAAGTCGCGGCGATCGACGAGCAGGAAGTGCGGTTCGACGCCTCCGGCAAGCATTCCGCGCGCACCACGACGTTGGATGAATTGTGCCGACAGGAAACCATCCGGCCGGTGATCGCTAAGATCGATGTACACGGTACTGAGGGCAAGGTGCTCATGGGGATGCAACATCTCATGAAAGACTCGGTCGACTTCGTTTTGCTCGAGCTTCATTCCGAGGACTGGCTACATCGCTATTCCGGAGGCATGAGCCGCGCAGACGTGCTCGGGATATTCGAACGCGCCGGTTTTCACCTCTTCTATGTGGCGGGCCACCGCTCCTCAGGGTCTCCTGAGCGACAACAGACCATGAGCGCCGACGCTTTGACTTATCGGCGGGTGACTTCGCAGTCGAGCGACCTGTTGCTGTTCGATCGGCCGGACGACGTACTGTTGCTCGGCAGCAAGGTGGCCGATGTCGAACCATTGCTGCGGCCCCGAACTGACTAG
- a CDS encoding type II toxin-antitoxin system HicB family antitoxin: protein MKREFDVLIERDSEGYYVATVPTLRGCHTQARSLDQLIERVREAIQLCLDVQGDEAPPLDFVGVQRVAVG from the coding sequence ATGAAGCGCGAATTTGATGTGCTAATCGAGCGGGATTCGGAAGGCTACTACGTCGCCACGGTGCCCACGCTGCGCGGTTGCCATACGCAGGCACGTTCACTCGACCAGTTGATCGAGCGCGTTCGCGAAGCGATTCAGCTTTGCTTGGATGTCCAAGGGGACGAGGCTCCGCCGTTGGACTTCGTTGGGGTGCAGCGAGTCGCGGTTGGGTAA
- a CDS encoding acyl-CoA dehydrogenase family protein yields MAIDFSFPPEIDALRLKVRDFIAQVVRPAEAKIAEREGDRRFLIQSIIEMRVAAKDWGLWLPHMPKEFGGMGLGHVAMAAVSAEAAKSGFGPFALNAQAPDEGNMHTLLHWATDAQKEKYLRPLCEGMARSCFAMTEPEVAGSDPTLIQTRAVLDGDSWVVNGHKWFISGASGAQFAILIARTEDNPEIPQAANSAFLVDLPSPGWSVVRDVATMAGRHNHAEIRIENLRVPKENMVGGRGQGHLLGQARLGPARLAHCMRWIGQAEVALDMMVDRALNRFAHGSLLSEKQGIQWLIADSTMELYQCKLMVLHAAYKIDRGEDFRSEVSMAKHFVANSLGRIIDRAIQVHGALGYSTDTPLAHMAQQARWARFADGADEVHQWRIAQRTIDAYKRDKSTRAATGNLPL; encoded by the coding sequence ATGGCCATCGACTTTAGCTTTCCCCCCGAGATCGACGCACTGCGACTGAAGGTGCGCGACTTCATCGCGCAGGTCGTGCGACCTGCCGAAGCAAAGATCGCCGAACGCGAGGGCGACCGCCGGTTTCTGATTCAGTCGATTATCGAGATGCGCGTCGCGGCGAAGGACTGGGGTTTATGGCTGCCGCACATGCCGAAGGAGTTCGGCGGCATGGGGCTCGGACACGTGGCGATGGCCGCAGTGTCGGCCGAGGCTGCCAAGTCGGGCTTCGGCCCGTTTGCCCTGAACGCGCAGGCGCCCGACGAAGGTAACATGCACACTCTTCTGCACTGGGCCACCGATGCGCAGAAGGAGAAGTACCTGCGGCCGTTATGCGAGGGCATGGCGCGCTCGTGCTTCGCGATGACCGAACCCGAAGTCGCGGGCTCCGACCCGACGCTCATCCAGACTCGCGCCGTGCTCGACGGTGACTCGTGGGTCGTCAACGGCCACAAATGGTTCATCTCCGGCGCCAGCGGCGCACAGTTCGCGATTCTCATCGCGCGTACCGAAGACAATCCCGAGATTCCGCAGGCGGCCAACTCGGCGTTCCTAGTTGATCTCCCGTCGCCGGGATGGAGCGTTGTCCGCGATGTCGCGACTATGGCCGGCCGCCACAACCACGCCGAGATCCGCATCGAGAACCTGCGCGTGCCCAAGGAGAACATGGTTGGCGGCCGCGGTCAGGGGCATCTCCTCGGACAAGCCCGCCTCGGCCCGGCGCGACTCGCGCACTGCATGCGTTGGATCGGCCAGGCCGAGGTTGCGCTCGACATGATGGTCGACCGCGCGCTCAATCGTTTCGCGCACGGTTCGCTGCTCTCTGAGAAACAGGGCATCCAATGGCTGATCGCCGACTCGACGATGGAGTTGTACCAGTGCAAGCTGATGGTGCTGCACGCCGCCTACAAGATCGATCGCGGCGAAGACTTCCGCAGCGAAGTGTCGATGGCCAAACACTTCGTCGCCAACTCGCTCGGGCGTATCATCGACCGCGCCATCCAAGTGCACGGCGCGCTCGGCTACTCAACCGACACGCCGCTAGCGCACATGGCCCAGCAAGCCCGCTGGGCGCGCTTCGCCGACGGCGCCGACGAAGTGCATCAATGGCGCATCGCGCAACGCACCATCGACGCCTACAAGCGCGACAAGTCAACGCGCGCGGCGACGGGGAATTTGCCGCTGTGA